One Faecalispora anaeroviscerum genomic window carries:
- a CDS encoding hydantoinase/carbamoylase family amidase, which yields MKYKTDFLTIHRGRLQSNLLKLSEIGKNPQGGIDRWLCSEADVSARGWLRDYWKHHTDTEFHTDAIANLWAKSKGTLPLAPLVIGSHHDTVSNGGMYDGALGVLMATEILQTLQESGKKLRHPLWVVSFTAEEPNPFNISTLGSKVLGGVLKYKDLKDVTHMQTGQTLADAIQQIGGNLEEIDHLQIQDGQVAAFLECHIEQGRRLADQKFSSAAVSTITGIYREIITVTGTANHAGTTVMRDRQDALCAASEIVLLAEKTAAALHSDEAVATVGFLQIKPNSTNIIPASTEMILEMRTSDPGKKKEFLHLLTQGVDYIAESRGIQIQRKTILDQQPMPMNPAVIKAVEQGIEQGGQTAVRLVSMAGHDAAHMARVTRSGMIFAQSVNGKSHCADEAATMDDIEFTANAMLAALLVLDEELD from the coding sequence ATGAAATATAAAACAGATTTCTTAACAATTCACAGAGGCCGGCTACAATCCAATTTGCTGAAGCTTTCCGAAATCGGGAAAAATCCGCAAGGCGGAATTGACCGATGGCTGTGCAGTGAAGCAGATGTTTCGGCTCGGGGGTGGCTTCGGGATTACTGGAAACACCACACAGACACCGAGTTTCATACGGACGCAATCGCCAATCTTTGGGCGAAAAGCAAAGGGACGCTTCCTCTTGCCCCCCTGGTGATCGGTTCACATCATGACACTGTTTCCAACGGAGGGATGTATGACGGAGCATTAGGGGTCTTAATGGCTACCGAAATTTTACAGACGCTTCAAGAATCCGGCAAAAAGCTGCGCCATCCGCTCTGGGTGGTATCCTTTACCGCGGAGGAGCCTAACCCTTTCAACATTTCCACTTTGGGCAGCAAGGTACTGGGCGGTGTTCTGAAATACAAAGACCTGAAAGACGTTACCCATATGCAAACCGGCCAGACCCTGGCGGATGCCATTCAGCAGATCGGCGGAAATCTGGAGGAAATCGATCATCTGCAAATCCAGGATGGTCAGGTGGCAGCCTTTCTGGAATGCCATATTGAGCAGGGACGGCGGCTGGCCGATCAAAAGTTTTCCTCGGCTGCCGTTTCCACCATCACGGGTATTTACCGCGAAATCATCACCGTAACAGGAACCGCCAACCACGCCGGCACCACCGTGATGAGAGATCGGCAGGATGCACTGTGCGCAGCCTCCGAGATTGTTCTTCTCGCTGAAAAAACAGCCGCGGCGCTGCACAGTGACGAAGCGGTAGCCACCGTAGGCTTTTTGCAGATCAAGCCCAATTCAACAAACATTATTCCTGCGTCGACAGAAATGATTTTGGAAATGAGAACGTCTGATCCCGGAAAGAAAAAAGAGTTTTTGCACCTTCTGACACAGGGAGTTGACTATATCGCAGAAAGCAGAGGAATTCAGATTCAGCGGAAAACCATTCTAGACCAACAGCCCATGCCAATGAACCCCGCCGTCATCAAGGCGGTAGAGCAAGGCATCGAGCAAGGCGGTCAAACAGCGGTTCGGCTGGTCAGCATGGCAGGGCACGACGCCGCACATATGGCCCGGGTAACACGCTCGGGAATGATCTTCGCCCAAAGCGTGAACGGCAAGAGTCACTGCGCTGATGAGGCTGCCACAATGGATGATATTGAATTCACTGCAAACGCAATGCTTGCCGCATTGCTCGTACTGGATGAGGAGCTGGACTAA
- a CDS encoding amidohydrolase family protein, with product MDLYYPSYLYREKQFFKEYALAVENGVIQKVGPFSQLRTEFPNSYVHRWENQVMLPGTVNTHNHSFQSLLRGIAADRPFLEWRDSSLYHYSPKMRLEDIYNGAVFAFSEMLQCGVTTVSDFFYLHNYGMESDEAIIRAARDVGIRLVLARTMYDWDGAPNGYQETVSQAVERTKALARLYQGDSMVTVLPAPHSLHAASPEMIQAGHQLAKELGTGFHIHVAEELFEVEEVKAAHNGLHPLEYLDQLGVVDERMMMIHGVWLKDREIDLAGSRGVKLAYCPSSNMFLADGITDIPRMIKSGVTVALGSDGACGNNRISVLEEMRMVSLLQKAHTLNALCVNYEQAFEMGTVAGGKALGLRVGEISPGYFADFFGVNLGDLSMQPLSSSMEQLLPNIVYSMQPAAIQSVVVNGRQVYSSGDFLTIKKSRVLRKIKDTMDHLQSA from the coding sequence ATGGATTTATACTACCCCTCTTACTTATACAGAGAAAAACAGTTTTTTAAGGAGTATGCTCTGGCGGTGGAAAACGGAGTGATTCAAAAGGTAGGCCCTTTCTCCCAACTGCGAACGGAGTTCCCCAACAGCTATGTACACCGATGGGAAAATCAGGTGATGCTGCCGGGTACGGTCAACACACACAATCACTCCTTTCAAAGCCTGCTGCGTGGAATCGCGGCAGATCGCCCCTTTCTGGAATGGCGCGACTCTTCCCTGTACCACTATTCTCCCAAAATGCGGCTAGAGGACATTTACAACGGAGCAGTATTTGCGTTCTCAGAAATGCTGCAGTGCGGCGTTACGACTGTATCAGATTTTTTTTACCTACATAATTACGGCATGGAAAGTGACGAAGCCATTATCCGTGCGGCACGAGATGTAGGGATTCGTCTGGTACTGGCCAGAACCATGTATGACTGGGACGGAGCTCCCAACGGTTACCAGGAAACCGTTTCTCAGGCGGTGGAACGCACCAAAGCCTTGGCGCGGTTGTATCAGGGCGATTCCATGGTGACGGTACTCCCTGCGCCGCACAGCTTGCACGCCGCTTCTCCGGAAATGATTCAGGCCGGACATCAGCTGGCCAAAGAGCTTGGAACAGGGTTTCACATTCATGTTGCGGAAGAGCTTTTCGAGGTTGAGGAAGTCAAGGCGGCTCACAACGGCCTTCACCCGCTGGAGTATCTGGATCAACTGGGTGTAGTGGATGAGAGAATGATGATGATTCACGGTGTATGGCTCAAGGACAGAGAAATCGATCTTGCCGGGTCGCGCGGTGTAAAGCTGGCATATTGCCCCTCCAGCAACATGTTTTTAGCGGATGGCATCACCGATATTCCCCGGATGATCAAAAGCGGCGTCACCGTTGCTCTGGGCAGCGACGGGGCCTGCGGCAACAACCGGATCAGTGTGCTGGAAGAAATGCGGATGGTTTCGCTGTTGCAGAAGGCCCATACGCTGAATGCCCTGTGCGTCAATTACGAGCAGGCATTCGAAATGGGTACCGTGGCCGGCGGTAAAGCACTGGGGCTTCGTGTGGGAGAAATATCTCCCGGGTATTTCGCAGATTTCTTTGGGGTCAATTTGGGGGATTTATCCATGCAGCCGCTCAGCTCCTCCATGGAACAGCTTCTGCCGAATATCGTCTATTCCATGCAGCCTGCCGCGATTCAAAGCGTTGTCGTCAACGGCCGACAGGTATACAGCAGCGGTGATTTTCTAACAATTAAAAAGTCACGGGTCCTGCGAAAAATAAAAGACACAATGGATCACTTGCAGAGTGCCTGA
- a CDS encoding aconitase X catalytic domain-containing protein, which produces MKLTAEEQAMLDGTYGTGVQLAMKVQVAVGESYDAPYMVPITKAHVALSNQEADLWFVEKLVNGGAACRVRPTVNPSFNWEQFKQFTTLEPEDEEIVQRTHAAYNQIGAIMTYNCTPYLEKNVPRFGEITAFSESSATPFVNSVYGARSNREAAVSALCAAVTGVVPYYGYLLDENRKGQILVEVEAEMKTDFDYQLLGYCTPKKTGFKLPVFSGLKNPRKEALMNLGAQLNTGGNVAMYHILGFTPEAQTVKDAFQGEEPKEVVKITQEDLDIMRGELTDPYGKIDFALFGCPHLTIDQIATIAGMVQGKRLAVPLFIMTSSLSYVLAEKMGYMRMIREAGGWIVSDTCMDQPCWKFLYGKKGVTDSPKCAYYTRRRQMQFVVTELENAVTAALEGEIAL; this is translated from the coding sequence ATGAAACTGACAGCAGAAGAGCAGGCCATGCTCGACGGAACATACGGAACCGGAGTTCAGCTTGCCATGAAAGTACAGGTTGCGGTGGGAGAAAGCTACGACGCCCCCTACATGGTGCCCATTACCAAAGCCCATGTGGCTCTTAGCAACCAGGAAGCAGATTTATGGTTTGTGGAAAAGCTCGTCAACGGAGGTGCTGCCTGCCGGGTTCGCCCCACCGTGAACCCCAGCTTCAATTGGGAGCAGTTCAAGCAATTTACCACACTGGAGCCGGAGGATGAGGAAATTGTTCAGCGCACACACGCGGCTTACAACCAAATTGGCGCCATCATGACCTACAACTGTACCCCGTATCTGGAAAAAAATGTCCCCCGCTTTGGGGAGATCACCGCTTTTTCAGAATCCAGCGCCACGCCGTTCGTCAACTCTGTTTACGGCGCGCGCAGCAATCGCGAAGCGGCCGTGAGCGCCCTGTGCGCCGCGGTAACCGGTGTGGTGCCGTATTACGGCTATCTGCTGGACGAAAACCGCAAGGGCCAGATTCTGGTGGAAGTGGAAGCGGAGATGAAAACCGATTTTGATTACCAGCTGCTCGGGTACTGCACCCCGAAAAAAACCGGCTTCAAGCTCCCTGTATTCAGCGGCCTGAAAAATCCCCGCAAGGAAGCCTTAATGAATCTGGGGGCGCAGCTCAATACCGGCGGTAATGTGGCAATGTACCACATTCTCGGCTTTACGCCTGAGGCCCAAACAGTAAAGGATGCTTTTCAGGGAGAAGAACCGAAGGAGGTTGTAAAAATCACCCAAGAGGATCTGGACATCATGCGCGGTGAGCTGACAGACCCTTATGGAAAAATTGATTTTGCTCTGTTTGGGTGCCCTCACTTGACAATCGACCAGATCGCGACCATCGCAGGAATGGTGCAAGGCAAGCGCCTCGCGGTTCCCCTGTTTATCATGACCTCCTCCCTGTCCTATGTTTTGGCGGAAAAGATGGGCTACATGCGCATGATTCGGGAAGCCGGCGGCTGGATTGTATCGGATACCTGTATGGATCAGCCTTGCTGGAAGTTCCTGTACGGTAAAAAGGGAGTCACAGACTCTCCCAAATGCGCTTACTATACCCGCCGACGTCAGATGCAGTTTGTCGTAACAGAACTGGAAAATGCCGTGACGGCTGCTTTGGAAGGAGAGATTGCCCTATGA
- a CDS encoding aconitase X swivel domain-containing protein, translated as MSKTFHCHKISEGQAKGEVLLSTDDFCFYLVDPQTGVVIEKNHCLYGQSIAGKILLFPNGKGSSVVQTDGMFQLKMKGTEPKALVIQNPDTTLVASAILMEMPMVDRLEPEFYQTIQNGDLIELDATNGLLTLHGREGTQ; from the coding sequence ATGAGCAAGACGTTTCACTGTCATAAAATTTCAGAGGGTCAGGCCAAGGGCGAAGTATTACTCTCAACCGACGATTTCTGCTTTTATTTGGTAGACCCCCAAACCGGCGTGGTGATTGAAAAAAACCATTGCCTTTACGGGCAAAGCATTGCGGGGAAAATTCTGCTGTTCCCCAATGGAAAGGGCAGCTCGGTGGTACAAACAGATGGTATGTTCCAATTAAAAATGAAGGGCACCGAGCCAAAAGCACTGGTGATTCAAAACCCGGATACCACTTTGGTGGCAAGCGCGATTTTGATGGAAATGCCGATGGTGGATCGATTGGAGCCGGAATTCTATCAAACAATCCAAAATGGGGATCTGATAGAGCTGGATGCCACCAACGGATTGTTAACGCTGCACGGACGGGAGGGAACGCAATGA
- a CDS encoding C-terminal binding protein yields MKPLFWFIDEEWKDYDIETSVLRAQYPNCELKFSGYDYEHDLGKFGYRADAIIAQVYAQIPASTIERLQNCKGIAVLGGGYDRVDTAAAREKGIGVTNVQGYCAEDLADYVVAAIFHFYKGLSAYRDRLQNGEWGAQAVERLPRRISHSTLFVIGCGRIGITVAKRCQSLGMKVLGYDPDRTAAFLQEQGIKKVSLEDGLRQADYVSVNVRLDESTTGLLGEREFSLMKPSAYFINTARGAILKEEELIRALENGVIAGAALDVIAHEPPREQEPIFSAPNCVVTPHISYISQESFQELRSRAAWNAIQMLRGEQPEDLVN; encoded by the coding sequence ATGAAACCGCTGTTCTGGTTTATCGACGAGGAATGGAAGGATTACGACATTGAAACCTCCGTTTTGCGCGCGCAGTACCCCAACTGTGAGCTGAAATTTTCCGGTTATGATTACGAGCACGACCTGGGGAAATTCGGGTACCGGGCAGACGCGATCATCGCGCAGGTGTATGCACAGATTCCCGCTTCCACAATCGAGCGACTGCAAAACTGTAAGGGGATCGCCGTGCTGGGCGGCGGCTATGACCGTGTTGACACGGCGGCCGCCCGGGAAAAGGGAATCGGTGTAACCAACGTGCAGGGCTACTGTGCCGAGGATTTGGCCGACTATGTTGTAGCGGCAATTTTCCACTTTTACAAGGGTCTTTCGGCGTATCGTGACCGCCTGCAGAACGGAGAATGGGGTGCTCAGGCAGTAGAGCGGCTGCCGCGGCGAATCTCTCATTCCACACTGTTTGTGATTGGCTGCGGAAGGATCGGCATCACCGTTGCAAAGCGATGCCAAAGCCTGGGAATGAAGGTTCTTGGCTATGATCCCGACCGAACCGCCGCTTTTTTACAGGAGCAGGGCATTAAAAAGGTTTCTTTGGAGGACGGCCTCCGGCAGGCCGATTACGTCAGTGTCAACGTGCGGCTGGACGAAAGCACCACCGGCCTCCTGGGAGAGCGGGAATTTTCGCTGATGAAGCCCAGCGCCTACTTCATCAATACCGCCCGCGGCGCGATTCTGAAAGAAGAGGAGCTGATTCGCGCGTTAGAAAACGGCGTGATCGCCGGCGCGGCGCTGGATGTGATCGCACATGAACCCCCCAGAGAGCAGGAGCCGATTTTCAGCGCTCCCAACTGCGTCGTTACGCCGCACATTTCCTATATTTCGCAGGAATCCTTTCAGGAGCTGCGCAGCCGAGCAGCCTGGAACGCCATTCAAATGCTGCGCGGTGAACAACCGGAAGATTTGGTCAATTAA
- a CDS encoding ABC transporter substrate-binding protein yields the protein MKKTSAKITSLVLAAAMSASLLAGCSGGSTASKAPTASGAASQATSSASASGGVYDGTVTLAHSSWIGFYPLDLAVEKGFFKNHGADVKINIIESKSDSKSALAAGKIQGIATSLDTNIMSAASGIDLQVVLALDTSSGGDGLIAKKEFTSFEGLKGKTIALDTTGGASFFWFNYLLKEKNLTMSDFNVQSMGSGDAGAAFAAGKVDAAMTWQPWLDTAKKSTFGKVLLDSSKYPGVIVDALGLSTDFIEKYPTTTQAIIDGWNDAVAYMKSNPEDAYKIMSVPAGMEPDALKTACETEVQFYDKDGNKKYFGTTESKGDIYKISEFAAQLWVDTKMVTNKADVNKVLNSTFVNAAK from the coding sequence ATGAAAAAAACATCTGCAAAAATTACTTCTCTGGTTCTGGCCGCCGCCATGAGCGCCTCACTGCTGGCCGGCTGTTCCGGCGGCAGCACTGCCAGCAAAGCCCCGACGGCAAGCGGTGCGGCATCGCAGGCAACCTCTTCCGCCAGTGCGTCCGGCGGTGTTTATGACGGCACGGTTACCCTGGCCCATTCCAGCTGGATTGGCTTCTATCCCCTCGACCTGGCGGTGGAAAAGGGCTTTTTCAAAAACCACGGTGCGGATGTGAAAATCAATATTATCGAGAGCAAGTCCGACAGTAAAAGCGCTCTGGCAGCCGGGAAAATTCAGGGTATTGCCACCTCTTTGGATACCAACATCATGAGCGCGGCCAGCGGAATTGACCTGCAGGTGGTTCTGGCTTTAGATACCTCCTCCGGCGGTGACGGCCTGATCGCCAAAAAAGAGTTTACTTCCTTTGAAGGCTTGAAAGGAAAAACCATTGCGCTCGACACCACCGGCGGCGCCAGCTTCTTCTGGTTCAATTACCTGCTCAAGGAAAAAAACCTGACAATGAGCGATTTTAACGTGCAGTCTATGGGCTCCGGCGACGCGGGCGCAGCGTTCGCTGCCGGTAAGGTGGATGCCGCCATGACATGGCAGCCCTGGCTCGACACCGCCAAAAAAAGCACCTTCGGCAAAGTTCTGCTGGACAGCAGCAAATACCCGGGCGTCATTGTAGATGCCCTCGGCCTGAGCACGGACTTTATTGAGAAATATCCCACGACCACACAGGCAATCATTGATGGCTGGAATGACGCTGTCGCTTACATGAAGAGTAATCCGGAAGATGCCTACAAAATCATGAGCGTGCCCGCGGGCATGGAGCCGGACGCTTTGAAAACCGCCTGTGAAACAGAGGTTCAGTTCTATGATAAGGACGGCAATAAAAAATATTTCGGCACCACGGAAAGCAAGGGCGATATTTATAAAATCTCTGAATTTGCCGCTCAGCTCTGGGTCGACACCAAAATGGTAACGAACAAAGCAGACGTAAACAAGGTTCTGAATTCCACCTTTGTGAACGCGGCCAAATAA
- a CDS encoding ABC transporter permease, protein MAEKTAAAPTALAAKSAIQETGSKAMYGKKITAAFQPKAKIKQNTSMILGISAFLLILILWSGLSYGKMVDPLFLPTPTATLQASIQLFGNGFWTDIGMTVFRVMTGFIVAALVAIPLGVLIGTYAPISAFFEPVFSFIRYMPASAFIPLFIFWIGIGESEKVAIIILGSLPQLVLMTATNIRNVHSSLIEVSYTLGTNRKNVLWKVILPKAMPDITDTLRIVLGWAWTYVIVAEMVGASSGIGFKILQAQRTVDVGKIFVGILVLGLIGLIIDNLLLFLNKKLYPWNE, encoded by the coding sequence ATGGCAGAAAAAACAGCAGCGGCCCCCACCGCGTTAGCAGCAAAATCCGCAATACAGGAAACGGGGAGCAAAGCGATGTATGGCAAAAAAATAACCGCCGCCTTTCAGCCCAAAGCAAAAATAAAACAGAATACCTCTATGATTCTCGGCATTTCGGCCTTTCTGCTGATCTTGATTCTATGGAGCGGCCTGAGCTACGGAAAAATGGTAGACCCACTCTTTTTACCCACCCCTACCGCCACTCTTCAGGCGAGCATACAGCTGTTCGGCAACGGCTTCTGGACCGATATCGGCATGACAGTATTCCGCGTTATGACCGGCTTTATCGTCGCAGCGTTAGTGGCAATCCCCCTGGGGGTTCTCATCGGAACCTACGCGCCGATCTCGGCGTTTTTTGAGCCGGTGTTTTCGTTCATCCGCTATATGCCGGCTTCTGCCTTTATTCCTCTGTTTATTTTTTGGATTGGCATCGGTGAAAGCGAGAAGGTCGCCATTATCATTTTGGGGAGCCTGCCACAGCTGGTCTTAATGACCGCCACCAACATCCGCAACGTGCATTCTTCGCTGATTGAGGTCTCTTATACGCTTGGCACGAACCGAAAGAATGTGCTTTGGAAGGTCATTCTGCCCAAAGCAATGCCGGATATTACCGACACCCTTCGCATCGTTCTGGGCTGGGCCTGGACCTATGTGATCGTGGCAGAAATGGTAGGCGCGTCCTCCGGCATCGGCTTTAAGATTTTGCAGGCACAGCGCACGGTAGATGTAGGGAAAATCTTTGTGGGTATTCTTGTTTTAGGTTTGATCGGCTTGATTATTGATAATCTGCTGCTGTTCCTGAACAAAAAGCTGTACCCCTGGAACGAATGA
- a CDS encoding ABC transporter ATP-binding protein produces MQTAVPVTEVTAKRPHQGLEIQNVSKLFQSVNGPVKALDGINLHVRSKEFLTLLGTSGCGKSTLLRIIGGLETASSGSITYQQQELKAAGPDRGMVFQNYTLFPWLTVLENIEFGLKQKNIPAKERREIAEKYVDLVALRGFESLYPKSLSGGMKQRVAIARALANDPDILLLDEPFGALDMQTRELMQELLLNVWQRSPKTIIMVTHDIDEAILLADRVVVMSARPGRVREIIDVGLERPRDHRTRLTQEFLRYKERASELIREESLRLMNAI; encoded by the coding sequence ATGCAGACAGCGGTACCGGTAACAGAAGTAACCGCCAAGCGCCCGCACCAGGGGCTGGAAATTCAGAATGTCTCCAAGCTCTTTCAGAGCGTAAACGGCCCGGTAAAGGCCCTGGACGGAATTAACCTGCATGTGCGCTCAAAGGAGTTTTTAACCCTGCTGGGCACCTCGGGCTGCGGAAAATCGACGCTGCTGCGCATCATCGGCGGATTGGAAACCGCCAGCAGCGGCAGCATTACCTATCAGCAGCAGGAACTGAAAGCCGCGGGCCCGGATCGTGGCATGGTATTTCAGAACTATACCCTCTTCCCTTGGCTGACCGTTCTGGAAAACATTGAGTTTGGATTAAAGCAGAAAAACATACCGGCAAAGGAACGCCGGGAAATCGCCGAAAAATATGTGGATTTGGTTGCACTGCGCGGCTTTGAATCCCTGTACCCCAAATCGCTCTCCGGCGGTATGAAGCAGAGAGTGGCTATTGCCCGGGCATTGGCAAACGACCCGGATATTTTGCTGCTGGATGAACCGTTCGGCGCACTGGATATGCAGACCCGCGAGCTGATGCAGGAGCTGTTGCTCAACGTATGGCAGCGGTCTCCCAAAACCATTATTATGGTCACGCATGATATTGATGAGGCCATTCTGCTGGCAGACCGCGTGGTGGTTATGTCCGCCAGACCGGGCCGGGTCAGAGAAATTATCGACGTGGGACTCGAACGACCTCGCGATCATCGTACCCGTTTAACGCAGGAGTTTTTGCGGTATAAAGAGCGCGCCTCGGAGTTGATCCGCGAAGAGAGCCTGCGCCTGATGAACGCAATCTAA
- a CDS encoding MurR/RpiR family transcriptional regulator — protein MTNRRIIFKETTDMEPMQAFITKLSATAKESATYEKLAYYIEKNVMRIIFMTAADVALEAKVSQGSVSRFCMALGYNGYNDFQRELQKFVSERITGPQRLNYASKDRQSAVGDILASEVNNLVELEASIGGSAYEALVDTIANAKNLILLSSRMSATLLPYMQYILNKLRNNVYMVTQETPAWNTLEYRDPIETEIVLPIFPRYPAALLKKAQVLKQNGFRITAITDSRLSPICQIADETNVVPITVASVFDIYSTPMVFLNLVFRDAAKKMPNVASRLEQIELQETRSGVYYPSGR, from the coding sequence ATGACAAATAGAAGGATCATTTTTAAAGAAACGACGGATATGGAACCGATGCAGGCTTTCATCACAAAGCTTTCTGCCACAGCAAAGGAATCTGCCACTTATGAAAAGTTGGCTTATTATATTGAGAAAAATGTTATGCGCATTATTTTTATGACCGCTGCGGATGTAGCACTGGAAGCCAAGGTAAGCCAGGGCAGTGTTTCGCGTTTTTGCATGGCGCTCGGCTATAACGGCTATAACGATTTCCAACGCGAGCTGCAAAAATTTGTCAGTGAAAGAATAACCGGTCCTCAGCGGCTGAATTATGCATCGAAGGACCGCCAAAGTGCGGTCGGCGATATTTTGGCAAGCGAGGTGAATAATTTGGTGGAGCTGGAGGCATCGATTGGCGGCTCCGCCTATGAAGCTCTGGTAGACACCATCGCAAATGCGAAAAATCTGATTCTGTTGTCCTCCAGAATGTCTGCCACCTTGCTGCCTTACATGCAATATATTTTAAATAAGCTGCGCAACAATGTCTATATGGTAACGCAGGAAACGCCGGCGTGGAACACGCTGGAATACCGCGACCCCATAGAAACCGAAATTGTTTTGCCGATTTTCCCACGCTACCCCGCTGCCTTACTCAAAAAGGCGCAGGTACTCAAGCAAAATGGATTTCGAATCACCGCCATTACAGACAGCAGGCTCTCCCCCATTTGCCAGATTGCCGACGAAACCAATGTGGTTCCCATCACCGTTGCCTCGGTATTTGATATTTACAGCACTCCCATGGTCTTTCTGAATCTTGTTTTTCGAGATGCTGCAAAAAAAATGCCAAACGTGGCTTCGCGGCTGGAACAAATTGAGCTTCAAGAAACCCGCTCCGGTGTTTACTATCCGTCCGGACGCTGA